A genomic region of Granulicella sp. L56 contains the following coding sequences:
- a CDS encoding DUF2237 family protein translates to MESAKSAGKNVLGQPLAVCGCNPMTGFFRDGCCNTGPADLGVHTICCVVDESFLSASRALGNDLSTPMPQYGFSGLKPGDRWCVCAARWLQVQQAGAACPVVLEATHENTLKIVPFELLIQYAVIPDQLH, encoded by the coding sequence ATGGAATCTGCAAAATCTGCTGGAAAAAATGTTCTCGGTCAACCGCTCGCGGTCTGTGGCTGCAACCCTATGACCGGCTTCTTCCGCGACGGCTGCTGCAACACCGGCCCTGCCGACCTCGGCGTTCACACGATCTGCTGTGTCGTCGACGAAAGCTTCTTGTCTGCCAGTAGAGCGCTGGGAAACGACCTTTCTACGCCGATGCCGCAGTATGGCTTCAGCGGCCTCAAGCCGGGCGACCGCTGGTGTGTCTGTGCCGCCCGCTGGCTCCAGGTGCAGCAGGCAGGAGCAGCCTGTCCTGTCGTCCTCGAAGCCACTCACGAGAACACCCTGAAGATTGTTCCCTTCGAACTCCTGATCCAATACGCCGTCATACCAGACCAGCTTCATTAG
- the rocD gene encoding ornithine--oxo-acid transaminase, whose product MAASTLQHDTQSEQQKLPTAEYIRLEDQYGTKNYKPLDVVVERAQGVWVYDVEGRRYLDFLAAYSAVNQGHCHPRILAAMLEQAQRVTLTSRAFRNDQLPLFYKEIHDLTGFDMTLPMNSGTEAVESALKLARKWAYKVKGVPDNQAEIIVCANNFHGRTISIVSFSTDAQYRDGFGPFLPGFKIIPFGDAAALRAAITPNTAAFLVEPIQGEAGILMPPDGFLKEAAAICQQNRVLLIADEIQSGLGRTGKLFAYEHEDIKPDMLIVGKALAGGFYPVSAVLSSREVLGLLHPGDHGSTFGGNPLACAVARASLRVIVEEDLAGRSAELGKLMFKRLRQISSPHIREIRGRGLWAAIELDGPARPVCEALMREGILAKETHDNVIRLAPPLIIEEKDLLWALDRIQSVLESL is encoded by the coding sequence ATGGCAGCCAGCACCCTCCAGCACGACACTCAGAGCGAGCAGCAGAAACTTCCCACCGCCGAATACATCCGGCTCGAAGACCAGTACGGCACCAAAAATTACAAGCCGCTCGATGTTGTCGTTGAGCGTGCCCAGGGCGTCTGGGTCTACGACGTCGAGGGCCGCCGCTACCTTGACTTCCTCGCGGCCTACTCCGCCGTCAATCAAGGGCACTGCCACCCGCGTATCCTCGCCGCCATGCTGGAGCAGGCGCAGCGCGTCACCCTCACCTCGCGCGCCTTCCGCAACGACCAGCTCCCGCTTTTCTACAAGGAGATTCACGACCTCACCGGCTTCGACATGACGCTGCCGATGAACTCCGGTACAGAGGCCGTCGAGTCCGCCCTGAAGCTCGCACGCAAGTGGGCCTACAAAGTTAAGGGCGTGCCTGACAATCAAGCCGAGATCATCGTCTGCGCCAACAACTTTCATGGCCGCACCATCTCCATCGTCAGCTTCTCCACCGACGCGCAATATCGCGACGGCTTCGGCCCCTTCCTGCCCGGCTTCAAGATCATTCCCTTCGGCGATGCCGCCGCCCTGCGCGCCGCCATCACGCCTAACACCGCCGCCTTCCTCGTCGAGCCAATTCAGGGCGAGGCCGGCATCCTGATGCCGCCTGATGGCTTCCTCAAAGAGGCCGCAGCCATCTGCCAACAGAATCGCGTCCTGCTGATCGCCGATGAGATTCAGTCCGGTCTTGGCCGCACTGGCAAGCTCTTCGCCTACGAGCACGAGGACATCAAGCCCGACATGCTCATCGTTGGCAAGGCGCTCGCGGGAGGCTTCTATCCTGTCTCCGCCGTCCTCAGCTCACGCGAAGTTCTCGGTCTGCTGCACCCGGGCGACCACGGCAGCACCTTCGGCGGCAATCCGCTTGCCTGCGCCGTAGCTCGCGCCTCGCTTCGGGTCATCGTCGAAGAAGATCTCGCCGGACGTTCCGCTGAACTCGGCAAACTTATGTTTAAGCGTCTGCGCCAGATCTCCAGCCCGCATATCCGCGAGATTCGTGGACGCGGCCTCTGGGCGGCCATCGAGCTCGACGGCCCCGCCCGCCCTGTCTGCGAGGCGCTCATGCGCGAAGGCATTCTGGCTAAGGAGACGCATGACAATGTCATCCGCCTCGCTCCGCCACTTATCATCGAAGAGAAAGACCTCCTCTGGGCGCTCGATCGCATCCAGTCTGTCCTCGAAAGCCTCTAA
- a CDS encoding alkaline phosphatase family protein, whose product MKFCLKKLSVFFAIVGASAAVTPLRAQTTARPADPANEHVLLVMTDGLRWQEVFRGADPSLLTKANNDNLSIDSLVRQYVRSTPQQARAALMPFLWSHIVPEGEIYGNRDKDSDAHVTNGFNFSYPGYNETLTGHADPRINSNDPTPNPNVTVFEWLNKQPGLTGKTAAFGAWSVIADAFNRERCGFTDNAGFDPLTSIPITPRLDLLNHLKAETPRLWDDETFDASTFYTSLEYIEAKHPRLFYLSLGDTDELAHAGSYGRYLEAANRVDQYLQRLWEFVQSNPDYRDHTTLILLTDHGRGDAPVEWKSHGQKIPASKYIFIAAMGPGIPHNGEVSGGSPVTQSQIAATVAKLVGKDWNKQTPAAGQPLPGILVSH is encoded by the coding sequence ATGAAGTTTTGCCTGAAGAAACTCTCTGTCTTTTTTGCCATCGTTGGCGCGTCCGCAGCAGTAACACCGTTGCGGGCGCAGACCACCGCCCGACCAGCCGATCCCGCTAACGAACACGTCCTTCTGGTGATGACGGACGGTCTGCGCTGGCAGGAAGTCTTCCGGGGTGCTGACCCATCGCTGCTGACCAAGGCCAACAACGACAATCTCTCCATCGACTCACTCGTCCGCCAATATGTGCGCTCGACTCCGCAGCAGGCCCGCGCCGCGTTGATGCCGTTTCTCTGGAGCCACATCGTCCCCGAAGGCGAGATCTACGGCAACCGCGACAAGGACTCTGACGCGCACGTCACCAACGGCTTCAACTTTTCCTACCCCGGCTACAACGAAACCCTGACAGGCCACGCCGACCCGCGCATCAACTCCAACGACCCAACCCCCAATCCCAATGTCACCGTCTTCGAGTGGCTGAACAAGCAGCCCGGCCTCACCGGCAAGACAGCCGCCTTTGGTGCATGGAGCGTAATCGCTGACGCCTTCAACCGGGAGCGCTGCGGCTTTACCGACAATGCAGGCTTCGATCCGCTGACCTCCATCCCCATCACGCCCCGACTCGACCTGCTCAACCATCTCAAAGCAGAGACGCCGCGCCTCTGGGACGACGAGACCTTCGACGCATCGACCTTTTACACCTCGCTCGAATATATCGAGGCGAAACACCCACGGCTGTTTTATCTCTCTCTCGGCGACACCGATGAATTGGCTCACGCAGGCAGCTACGGCCGCTACCTCGAAGCTGCCAATCGCGTCGATCAGTACCTGCAACGCCTGTGGGAGTTCGTGCAATCCAATCCCGACTATCGCGATCACACCACACTGATCCTGCTCACCGACCACGGCCGAGGCGATGCGCCGGTGGAGTGGAAGAGCCACGGCCAGAAGATTCCTGCCTCGAAGTACATCTTCATCGCCGCCATGGGCCCCGGCATTCCGCACAACGGAGAAGTCTCCGGCGGCAGCCCCGTTACCCAGAGCCAGATTGCCGCCACCGTGGCCAAGCTAGTCGGCAAAGATTGGAACAAGCAGACGCCCGCCGCAGGCCAGCCATTGCCCGGCATTCTGGTCAGCCACTGA
- a CDS encoding ABC-F family ATP-binding cassette domain-containing protein produces the protein MISVSNVTMRYGSKLLFEDVSVTFTQGRRYGLTGPNGAGKSTFMKVLTGEIDAQKGNVVRPKKIGVLSQDQYAFDAYRVIDTVIMGNKALWAALEEREVIYAKPEMTDEDGSRLGELEGIVGDEDGYEAESNAAVLLQGLDIPDELHERHMSELQGGQKVRVLLAQALFGNPQALLLDEPTNYLDLESIHWLEDFLLRYNGTVITISHDRHFLNNVCTHIADIDYETIITYNGGYDDMVFQKTSVRTRIESQNEQREKKIAQLNDFIARFSAGTRSSQVNSRKKEVERLATSELARSNIARPFISFKMERPSGKNVLEFEKVNKTYEQKDGKVEHVINNFSAAVTRGDKVILMGRNGQGKTTLLKALLANGPGVEEKDVSIDSGLVKWGHEVSIGYFAQDHKGSIELGMTASDWLHQFDPSATKEDIRGILGQMLFKGEEGLKKTDALSGGEAARLLFCKIMLQKPNILVLDEPTNHLDLESINALNQAIQKYEGTVFLVTHDQDLIEEAGTRIWHFEGGPDNFRITDHKGPYEEYQQQLQMAAK, from the coding sequence ATGATCTCAGTCTCCAATGTCACCATGCGCTACGGCTCGAAGCTGCTCTTCGAGGATGTCTCCGTCACCTTCACCCAGGGCCGCCGCTACGGCCTCACCGGTCCCAACGGGGCCGGCAAATCCACCTTTATGAAGGTGCTCACCGGCGAGATCGACGCCCAGAAGGGCAACGTCGTCCGCCCCAAAAAAATCGGTGTTCTCTCGCAGGACCAGTACGCCTTCGACGCCTACCGCGTCATTGACACCGTCATCATGGGGAACAAGGCCCTGTGGGCTGCGCTTGAAGAGCGCGAAGTGATCTATGCCAAACCCGAGATGACCGATGAAGACGGTTCACGTCTTGGAGAACTCGAAGGCATCGTCGGTGACGAGGACGGCTACGAGGCCGAGTCCAACGCCGCTGTGCTGCTGCAAGGGCTCGATATCCCCGACGAACTGCACGAGCGCCATATGTCCGAGCTGCAGGGCGGTCAGAAGGTACGTGTGCTGCTGGCGCAGGCACTCTTCGGCAATCCGCAGGCGCTGCTGCTCGACGAGCCGACGAACTATCTCGACCTCGAATCGATCCACTGGCTCGAGGACTTCCTCCTCCGCTATAACGGCACCGTCATCACCATCTCGCACGATCGGCACTTCCTCAACAACGTTTGCACCCATATCGCCGACATCGACTACGAGACCATCATCACCTACAACGGCGGCTACGACGACATGGTCTTCCAGAAGACCAGCGTCCGCACCCGCATCGAGAGCCAGAACGAGCAGCGCGAAAAGAAGATCGCCCAGCTCAACGACTTCATCGCCCGCTTCAGCGCCGGTACGCGCAGCTCGCAGGTCAACTCCCGCAAAAAGGAAGTCGAGCGCCTCGCCACCAGCGAACTCGCGCGCTCCAACATCGCGCGCCCCTTCATCAGCTTCAAGATGGAACGCCCCTCGGGAAAGAACGTCCTTGAGTTCGAGAAGGTCAACAAGACCTACGAGCAGAAGGACGGCAAGGTCGAGCACGTCATTAATAACTTCTCCGCCGCTGTTACCCGAGGCGACAAGGTCATCCTCATGGGCCGCAACGGGCAAGGCAAGACCACGCTCCTCAAAGCCCTGCTGGCCAACGGCCCCGGCGTCGAAGAGAAGGACGTCTCCATCGACTCCGGCTTAGTCAAGTGGGGCCACGAAGTCTCCATCGGCTACTTCGCGCAGGACCACAAGGGCTCGATCGAGCTGGGCATGACGGCCAGCGACTGGCTGCACCAGTTTGACCCATCGGCCACCAAGGAAGACATCCGTGGCATCCTCGGCCAGATGCTCTTCAAGGGCGAAGAAGGCCTCAAGAAGACGGACGCACTATCCGGTGGTGAGGCGGCGCGGCTGCTCTTCTGCAAGATCATGTTGCAGAAGCCCAACATCCTCGTCCTTGACGAGCCCACCAATCACCTTGACCTCGAGAGCATCAACGCGCTCAACCAGGCGATTCAGAAGTACGAAGGAACCGTCTTCCTCGTCACTCACGACCAGGATCTCATCGAAGAGGCCGGAACCCGCATCTGGCACTTCGAGGGCGGCCCCGACAACTTCCGCATCACCGACCACAAGGGCCCCTACGAGGAATACCAGCAGCAGCTTCAAATGGCCGCAAAGTAG
- a CDS encoding DEAD/DEAH box helicase yields MTTATLEPQALIPQAEVSASVNSTSLPLTNDVRFTDFNISDSLKNRLSNAGFSIPTPVQAKAIPPALEGADILATASTGTGKTLSFLIPMIERMDANSVPSTKGKRGPIRALILLPTRELAMQVLEAYWKLVPGSKNDAVLVCGGLSENNQLDQLDRGPRLVVATPGRLEDFLRRREININAVEMLVLDEVDRMLDMGFLPAIRRIVGAVPKTRQTMCYSATLDANIREIVRDYVNKPVRIEIGQTSKPSDRVELRVYTVMQDQKLGLLDQMLREEEGTFLVFSRTKHGADRISKKLERLGHDSDVIHGDRSQSQRTAALKGFQNGKHRVLVATDVAARGIDVQDIAHVVNYDLPNASEDFVHRIGRTGRAGKKGVATTFVMPQEKHDARKLERELKIKFEWREADKNLEKELRNQPLDTTAQGQNLMQLESRSWRGNDPVTPMAASPSPYKAAKGSGGGGFRSRGKSGGGGFSGGRSSGGRGPGAGSRPSSRPGSSRSGPARRGQ; encoded by the coding sequence TTGACTACCGCAACTCTTGAACCACAAGCACTTATACCCCAGGCTGAAGTTAGCGCCAGCGTAAACTCGACCAGCCTTCCCCTCACCAACGATGTTCGCTTCACCGACTTCAACATCTCTGACTCCCTCAAAAACCGTCTAAGCAATGCTGGCTTTAGCATTCCCACTCCGGTTCAGGCCAAGGCTATTCCGCCAGCGCTCGAAGGCGCAGACATCCTTGCCACCGCCTCGACCGGCACGGGCAAGACGCTCAGCTTCCTGATCCCGATGATCGAGCGCATGGATGCAAACTCTGTACCCAGCACAAAAGGCAAGCGCGGTCCGATTCGCGCCCTGATTTTGCTGCCCACCCGCGAGCTTGCGATGCAGGTGCTCGAAGCCTATTGGAAGCTGGTTCCCGGCTCGAAGAACGATGCTGTGCTGGTCTGTGGCGGCCTGTCGGAGAACAACCAGCTTGACCAACTCGACCGCGGCCCGCGCCTGGTTGTGGCCACGCCGGGACGGCTCGAAGACTTCCTGCGCCGTCGCGAGATCAACATCAACGCCGTCGAGATGCTTGTGCTCGACGAAGTGGACCGCATGTTGGACATGGGCTTTCTGCCCGCCATCCGCCGCATCGTCGGCGCGGTACCGAAGACCCGGCAGACGATGTGCTACTCGGCCACGCTCGACGCCAATATCCGCGAGATCGTTCGCGACTACGTCAACAAGCCGGTCCGCATCGAGATCGGCCAGACCTCGAAGCCCTCTGATCGTGTAGAGCTTCGCGTCTACACCGTCATGCAGGACCAGAAGCTGGGCCTGCTCGACCAGATGCTGCGCGAAGAGGAGGGAACCTTCCTCGTCTTCTCGCGCACCAAGCATGGAGCCGATCGCATCTCGAAGAAGCTGGAGAGGCTGGGCCACGACTCCGACGTCATTCACGGAGACCGTAGCCAGTCGCAGCGTACGGCGGCTCTGAAGGGTTTCCAGAACGGCAAGCACCGCGTTCTTGTCGCCACCGACGTTGCGGCGCGCGGCATCGACGTGCAGGACATTGCTCACGTCGTGAACTACGATCTGCCCAATGCCTCCGAGGACTTTGTTCACCGCATCGGCCGCACCGGTCGCGCTGGCAAGAAGGGGGTTGCGACCACCTTCGTCATGCCTCAGGAAAAGCACGACGCCCGCAAGCTGGAGCGTGAGCTGAAGATAAAGTTCGAGTGGCGCGAAGCCGATAAGAATCTTGAGAAGGAACTGCGCAATCAACCCCTCGACACAACAGCTCAGGGACAGAATTTGATGCAGCTCGAAAGCCGTTCCTGGCGCGGCAACGATCCTGTTACCCCGATGGCCGCAAGCCCCAGCCCCTACAAGGCGGCGAAGGGAAGCGGCGGTGGTGGCTTCCGCAGCCGCGGCAAGAGTGGCGGCGGCGGATTCTCCGGTGGACGCAGCTCTGGAGGTCGCGGGCCCGGCGCAGGCAGCCGTCCCAGCAGCCGCCCCGGTAGCAGCCGCTCTGGTCCAGCTCGTCGCGGCCAATAA
- a CDS encoding glycosyltransferase family 2 protein encodes MFASETLKTLSKVSKSPDTIFFFPALNKRTSCSTKRLRRAWCRGIDLMQKADESGTDRQEIVEIADMVSNGVCAVIVTFHPDPDVLENLSKVRQQVQGLVVVDNGSPQGAIHRLRSASHQVGFELIENGENLGIGAALNTGIRWAEANAFEWVILFDQDSAVTEGFMDAMLHAFENISKRDRLGILVPRYVDKRSGIPLPQDAAKSGGLETAMTSGSLMRVSSFREHGLFEEELFIDSVDSEYSLRLRSSGHLIEECRDAVLLHSPGHPTVLRLWGVRLFQTANYSAVRRYYQDRNRIWLTRKYWKIFPKFCLRLYRDSFKEHAKTILGEDQKWNKCYCAGLGILDGLRGHMGKFDRNRD; translated from the coding sequence ATGTTCGCAAGCGAAACGCTCAAAACATTGAGCAAAGTTTCGAAAAGCCCGGATACGATATTTTTCTTTCCAGCGTTGAACAAGAGAACATCTTGCAGCACGAAAAGGCTTCGGCGTGCATGGTGCCGTGGAATAGACTTGATGCAGAAAGCGGATGAGTCCGGCACAGATCGGCAGGAGATAGTTGAGATTGCAGATATGGTAAGCAACGGCGTATGCGCGGTGATTGTCACCTTTCATCCAGATCCGGATGTATTGGAAAATCTATCGAAGGTGCGACAGCAGGTGCAGGGTTTGGTCGTGGTCGACAACGGTTCTCCACAGGGTGCAATCCATCGGCTGCGATCTGCGAGCCACCAGGTAGGGTTTGAACTGATTGAGAACGGCGAAAATCTTGGGATTGGCGCTGCTTTGAACACTGGTATCCGTTGGGCTGAAGCCAATGCATTCGAATGGGTCATCCTCTTCGATCAGGACAGCGCCGTCACGGAAGGATTCATGGATGCCATGCTCCATGCTTTCGAAAACATCTCAAAGAGAGACCGGCTTGGGATTCTTGTTCCCCGCTATGTTGATAAACGTTCTGGAATCCCTCTCCCGCAGGATGCAGCAAAGAGCGGTGGCCTTGAGACTGCGATGACGTCAGGCAGCTTGATGCGCGTCTCCTCGTTTCGTGAGCATGGTTTGTTTGAAGAGGAACTCTTTATCGACAGTGTCGACAGTGAATATAGTCTTCGTCTGCGCAGCAGCGGACACCTGATTGAAGAGTGCAGAGATGCGGTCCTTTTACATTCTCCCGGCCATCCGACGGTCCTTCGACTTTGGGGCGTCCGGCTCTTTCAAACGGCCAACTACAGCGCAGTTCGGCGTTACTACCAGGATCGGAATCGAATCTGGCTGACGCGGAAATACTGGAAAATTTTCCCAAAGTTCTGTCTCAGACTTTATCGGGACAGCTTCAAGGAACATGCCAAAACCATTCTCGGAGAAGACCAGAAATGGAACAAGTGCTACTGTGCCGGTCTGGGAATATTGGACGGTCTGCGCGGGCACATGGGCAAATTCGATAGAAATAGGGATTGA
- a CDS encoding lipopolysaccharide biosynthesis protein: MYSSMQRIRRRISEDPRLGRILHGGASALVSRGVALLVSAITLPLTIRYLGPLQYGIWITISTTVVMLAVMDLGIANTLTNMISQAYAHDDRGAAQRYYATAFWSSVSISTVLGLIALMLWPHMNWGDLFHLQNPALIHEVSLCVAIALGFFLLSLPLNLVHRILSGYQQTQITNYFTLMSNILSLIVIVTVIKLRGSLVTLMLMYSCALLFGNVLLNIWVNLWDRPWLMPSPRFIRRAVVSDLMSTGMGFFVLQLAGIVVFNSDNLIITHYLGAADVTPYSVTWRLAGYAAVLQTAVLPSLWPAYAEAYARGEYGWVRRMFWNTVKVAMGAVAIAVLILSFFGQWLIRWYAGPAAVPTALLLFAICAWTLLCAGMELQACLLAAINRIKVQGILSVFAAALNIVLSIYLVKRLGSLGVILGTILSYLLILVVPQTVIVWRALYRPPQKAAILDIRDKQHA, translated from the coding sequence ATGTATTCTTCAATGCAGCGCATTCGTCGTCGCATCAGCGAAGACCCGCGATTGGGCCGCATTCTCCACGGAGGCGCTTCCGCTTTGGTAAGCCGAGGGGTCGCACTGCTGGTGAGCGCTATAACCCTGCCGCTCACAATCCGATATCTTGGCCCACTGCAATATGGCATTTGGATTACGATCAGCACGACAGTGGTGATGCTGGCGGTAATGGATTTGGGCATAGCAAATACGCTTACCAATATGATCTCCCAAGCGTATGCCCACGATGATCGGGGAGCTGCCCAGCGTTATTATGCGACAGCTTTCTGGAGTAGCGTCAGCATTAGTACCGTTCTTGGCCTCATCGCCTTGATGCTATGGCCACACATGAATTGGGGAGATCTTTTTCATCTTCAAAACCCAGCCTTGATTCACGAGGTCTCCCTATGTGTTGCGATTGCGCTGGGATTCTTCCTCTTGAGTCTGCCGCTCAATCTAGTGCACAGAATCCTGAGCGGATATCAGCAGACACAAATCACAAACTATTTCACCTTGATGAGCAACATACTATCGCTAATAGTTATTGTGACCGTAATTAAGCTGCGTGGTTCATTGGTCACACTAATGCTGATGTACTCCTGTGCCCTGCTGTTCGGCAATGTCTTGCTTAACATCTGGGTAAACCTGTGGGACAGGCCTTGGCTCATGCCGTCGCCACGCTTTATACGGCGAGCGGTCGTCAGCGACTTGATGAGCACAGGAATGGGATTTTTTGTCCTGCAACTGGCCGGCATCGTGGTCTTCAATTCAGATAACCTGATCATTACGCATTATCTGGGTGCAGCCGACGTAACTCCGTACAGCGTGACCTGGAGACTTGCGGGATATGCCGCGGTATTACAGACCGCCGTGCTGCCTTCGCTATGGCCGGCATATGCAGAGGCGTACGCGCGCGGCGAGTATGGCTGGGTGCGCCGGATGTTCTGGAACACTGTCAAGGTAGCCATGGGAGCAGTTGCGATAGCGGTTCTGATCCTGAGCTTTTTTGGACAATGGCTGATCCGATGGTATGCAGGACCGGCGGCTGTGCCAACTGCGTTGCTCCTCTTCGCCATTTGCGCCTGGACATTGCTTTGTGCAGGAATGGAGCTACAGGCATGCTTGCTGGCGGCAATCAATCGGATCAAAGTTCAGGGCATACTTTCTGTATTTGCGGCAGCATTGAATATTGTCCTGTCGATCTATCTGGTAAAGAGATTGGGAAGCCTTGGGGTGATCCTCGGAACAATTCTGTCCTATCTGCTGATTCTGGTAGTACCGCAAACAGTGATTGTATGGCGGGCTCTTTATCGGCCTCCTCAGAAGGCAGCGATTTTAGATATACGAGATAAGCAACATGCTTAA
- a CDS encoding glycosyltransferase family 9 protein: protein MSLTSHLGDTILKMPMIEALRKEHPHARIECAVEAGAAPLLQRMSAIDHVYALKLGSAPPITRSLSVQRTLRVVGCYWQQMRQSAPTICVMPRWGDDLFRSNMLGYLTGASRRIGFASDVSAAQQKQLPHRDALLTERIQGGRGMHEAAKFCLLLRNAGLIPKVDTREICASVIVSLKQIAAAIDWPSLADRIGVDATSPFAVIAPGASMPKKVWPIELWAQVMQDLRAKGLQVVVLSGAHDAAIARQLHEHNGGWATLVAGGTSLSESATLISHAKLFLGNDSGPGHVAGALGVPTVILFISEEGYDPDGPWNPRRIHPIGPHVAFCRPSKCVPPCLLCCEAAEAHCIKTIQPFEVLQAATLQMERAEAIHATPTGVQS, encoded by the coding sequence GTGAGTCTGACATCGCATCTGGGTGACACCATCCTAAAGATGCCGATGATCGAAGCTCTGCGCAAAGAGCATCCACACGCCAGGATTGAGTGCGCCGTGGAAGCCGGAGCTGCCCCTCTTCTGCAAAGAATGTCAGCCATCGACCATGTCTACGCTCTGAAGTTAGGCAGCGCTCCTCCTATAACCCGGTCACTCTCAGTGCAGCGCACATTGCGCGTGGTGGGTTGCTACTGGCAGCAGATGCGCCAGAGTGCCCCAACGATATGCGTGATGCCACGATGGGGTGATGATCTCTTCCGATCAAATATGCTCGGCTATTTGACAGGAGCGTCGCGCCGAATAGGTTTCGCCTCCGATGTAAGCGCTGCTCAACAGAAGCAACTTCCGCATCGTGATGCCCTGCTAACCGAACGAATTCAAGGTGGCCGTGGCATGCACGAGGCGGCGAAGTTCTGTCTGCTCTTGCGTAACGCAGGATTAATTCCGAAAGTTGACACTCGGGAAATCTGCGCCAGCGTCATCGTCTCACTAAAACAGATCGCCGCAGCGATCGACTGGCCCAGTTTGGCAGACCGGATCGGAGTGGACGCAACCTCGCCCTTTGCAGTGATTGCACCTGGCGCAAGTATGCCAAAGAAGGTATGGCCGATTGAGTTATGGGCGCAGGTGATGCAAGATCTTCGCGCCAAAGGGCTTCAGGTGGTGGTGCTATCTGGCGCTCATGATGCAGCAATTGCACGACAGTTACACGAGCACAACGGTGGCTGGGCTACGCTGGTCGCAGGCGGGACAAGCCTGTCGGAATCGGCGACGCTGATCTCTCATGCGAAGCTGTTCCTCGGTAATGACTCCGGCCCCGGACATGTTGCTGGAGCATTGGGTGTACCGACCGTCATTCTCTTTATCTCTGAAGAAGGATACGATCCCGATGGACCGTGGAACCCGCGACGCATCCATCCGATTGGTCCACATGTGGCGTTCTGCCGCCCTTCTAAATGCGTCCCTCCTTGTCTTCTATGCTGCGAAGCGGCGGAAGCCCACTGCATCAAAACAATCCAGCCCTTCGAAGTGCTCCAAGCCGCCACGCTTCAGATGGAGCGGGCCGAAGCTATCCACGCGACGCCAACTGGAGTACAAAGTTGA
- a CDS encoding glycosyltransferase family 2 protein, whose amino-acid sequence MNNTPEIEILLATYNGERFLREQIDSILAQDYGNWRVLARDDGSTDGTVSILKEYAGRLPSHFRVLPASAGTGHPKWNFLRLMEASTSEYICFADQDDVWLPQKLTLTMQAMGRLEARHGTTVPLLAFTDLRVVDENLATIAESLWKLHCLNPRQVNHFARLIGQNVVTGSTAMANRSLVELALRMPEAADMHDSWVALVASAFGAGEAVPVQTVLYRQHGGNILGAIEMQDRSAAAQPHDNKEEQRRLDLMERQAKAMLRAYGSELPPNKLHLLQNLLRCPQSNQRFVRVWIALRYGLYVPWAPNNLSMLRYLWDMNATSNQTR is encoded by the coding sequence TTGAACAACACGCCTGAGATTGAAATTCTGCTGGCTACTTATAACGGCGAGCGCTTTCTGCGCGAACAGATCGACTCAATCCTGGCGCAGGATTATGGAAATTGGCGAGTGCTGGCCCGAGACGATGGATCGACCGACGGCACGGTATCGATTCTCAAGGAATATGCGGGGCGTCTTCCAAGCCATTTCCGGGTGCTGCCTGCAAGCGCTGGAACCGGTCATCCCAAATGGAATTTTCTGCGGCTGATGGAAGCTTCAACCAGCGAATATATCTGTTTCGCCGACCAGGACGACGTCTGGTTGCCGCAAAAGCTGACGTTGACGATGCAGGCGATGGGGCGGCTCGAAGCGAGGCATGGCACAACGGTCCCCCTGCTGGCGTTTACCGATCTACGTGTAGTTGATGAGAACCTGGCGACGATAGCCGAATCGCTCTGGAAACTTCATTGCCTCAATCCCCGGCAGGTCAATCACTTCGCTCGACTGATTGGGCAAAATGTCGTCACCGGATCCACCGCGATGGCAAATCGTAGTCTGGTAGAACTCGCATTGCGTATGCCGGAGGCGGCGGACATGCACGACAGTTGGGTCGCCCTCGTGGCGTCGGCATTTGGAGCAGGCGAAGCCGTGCCCGTGCAGACAGTACTCTATCGACAACACGGCGGAAATATACTTGGAGCAATAGAAATGCAAGACCGGTCGGCGGCAGCTCAGCCACACGACAACAAAGAAGAACAGCGACGATTGGATCTAATGGAGCGCCAGGCAAAAGCCATGTTGCGCGCATATGGCAGCGAGTTACCACCGAACAAACTTCACCTGTTACAGAACCTCTTACGATGCCCGCAAAGTAATCAGAGGTTTGTGCGTGTCTGGATAGCGCTGCGATATGGCTTGTACGTGCCTTGGGCGCCGAACAATTTGTCCATGCTGCGCTACCTGTGGGACATGAACGCGACAAGCAATCAAACTCGATAA